The following proteins are encoded in a genomic region of Candidatus Cloacimonadota bacterium:
- a CDS encoding sel1 repeat family protein, translated as MISRKTILVLALLAMAAALFAQATYSSQLMRDALNGNADAQYSLGWSYYHGEGVVRDLREAVRWYALAADQGHADAQCNLGWCYYRGEGVAKDDSEAARWWRISARKGNAFAQYNLGWCYDNGFGLPQNKLEAFKWYRESARKGNPNAQCNLGYCYYLGEGVTQDLAEAVRWWTLAAEQGNSSAMYNLGICYDNGYGVTQDFREAARWYRLAAETGAQPSLPDPGRGILAMPGAIPEDDQAPRQWPLDEPEEESVAEESSPQFLPERTKPTWEQNFSEMYDIGEQYYKGEGVSQDETEAVRWWLMAAEEGDPRALYGLGVAYLNGRGVAKDVTEAARWYMLAAEVGYPKAQNTIGVCYKNGTGVKKDFAEAVKWYRLAAQQDHAMAQSNLGVCYANGEGVDRDYEEASFWFTLAEANGNDTAQSYREKLEKRLSEDQKARVQTRVQVWLETKF; from the coding sequence TTGATATCACGAAAAACGATCCTGGTCCTGGCTCTCTTGGCCATGGCCGCTGCCCTCTTTGCCCAGGCTACCTACAGCAGCCAACTGATGCGCGATGCGCTCAACGGCAACGCGGATGCCCAGTACTCGCTGGGTTGGAGCTACTATCACGGCGAAGGCGTGGTGCGTGACCTGCGGGAAGCGGTGAGATGGTACGCCCTAGCCGCAGATCAGGGTCACGCGGACGCCCAGTGCAATCTGGGCTGGTGTTATTACAGAGGCGAAGGTGTGGCCAAAGACGACAGTGAGGCCGCCAGATGGTGGCGGATCTCGGCCCGGAAGGGCAACGCCTTCGCGCAGTACAATCTGGGCTGGTGTTACGACAACGGTTTCGGCCTGCCCCAAAACAAGCTGGAAGCCTTCAAGTGGTACCGCGAATCCGCCCGCAAAGGCAATCCCAACGCCCAGTGCAACCTTGGCTATTGCTACTATCTGGGCGAGGGCGTCACCCAGGATCTCGCCGAGGCCGTGCGCTGGTGGACCCTGGCCGCCGAGCAGGGAAACTCCAGCGCCATGTACAATCTGGGCATCTGCTACGACAACGGGTACGGTGTCACCCAGGATTTCCGGGAAGCGGCCAGATGGTACCGCCTCGCGGCTGAAACCGGCGCGCAGCCAAGTCTTCCCGATCCCGGAAGAGGCATCCTGGCGATGCCCGGGGCCATACCGGAAGACGATCAGGCGCCTCGCCAGTGGCCTTTGGATGAGCCGGAGGAGGAAAGCGTGGCGGAGGAATCAAGCCCGCAATTCCTTCCGGAACGCACCAAACCCACTTGGGAACAGAATTTCAGCGAGATGTACGACATAGGTGAGCAATATTACAAGGGTGAAGGGGTGTCCCAAGACGAAACGGAAGCCGTGCGCTGGTGGCTGATGGCGGCTGAAGAGGGCGATCCGCGGGCTTTGTACGGACTGGGGGTGGCTTACCTGAACGGACGCGGCGTGGCCAAGGATGTGACGGAAGCAGCGCGCTGGTACATGCTGGCCGCGGAAGTGGGCTATCCCAAGGCGCAAAACACCATTGGGGTCTGCTACAAGAACGGCACCGGGGTCAAGAAGGACTTCGCGGAGGCGGTGAAATGGTACCGGCTGGCCGCGCAACAGGATCACGCCATGGCCCAAAGCAACCTGGGCGTCTGCTATGCCAACGGCGAAGGCGTGGATCGCGATTATGAGGAAGCCAGCTTCTGGTTCACCCTGGCCGAAGCCAACGGCAACGACACAGCGCAATCCTACCGGGAAAAGCTAGAGAAAAGGTTGTCCGAGGATCAGAAAGCCCGGGTGCAAACCCGTGTGCAAGTCTGGCTGGAAACGAAGTTTTAA
- the rsmD gene encoding 16S rRNA (guanine(966)-N(2))-methyltransferase RsmD, translating into MRVITGKYKGRNLFSVEGKTTRPTTAYNRAMIFSVYPDLEGKKVLDLFAGTGSYGLEALSRGAIWADLVEFATPAVAVILKNVALLGCGADCHVWRKRAEAFLKGTKDSWDVIFLDPPYAKDLLNPCLDLIYQRRLLLPGGVAIAEHSPREPVAEAHQGLILTAKTGRTSCFTLLRAEE; encoded by the coding sequence ATGCGCGTGATCACCGGCAAATACAAAGGCCGCAATCTCTTTTCCGTGGAAGGCAAAACCACCCGGCCCACCACCGCTTACAACCGGGCCATGATTTTCAGCGTGTACCCGGACCTGGAGGGGAAAAAGGTGCTTGACCTCTTTGCCGGAACCGGCTCCTATGGTCTGGAAGCCCTGTCACGGGGCGCGATTTGGGCGGATCTGGTGGAATTTGCCACCCCGGCGGTGGCGGTGATCCTCAAAAATGTGGCCCTGTTGGGTTGCGGAGCTGATTGCCACGTCTGGCGCAAACGCGCCGAGGCTTTTCTGAAGGGCACCAAAGACAGTTGGGACGTTATCTTTCTGGACCCCCCCTATGCCAAGGATCTGCTCAATCCCTGTCTGGACCTGATCTATCAGCGCCGGTTGCTGCTGCCTGGCGGAGTGGCCATTGCTGAACACAGTCCCCGGGAACCGGTGGCCGAAGCGCATCAAGGGCTGATCCTGACGGCCAAAACCGGCCGCACCAGCTGTTTCACGCTGCTCCGGGCTGAAGAATAG
- a CDS encoding tetratricopeptide repeat protein, producing MKYIPPFIIAKLRRGKLRGRLYAYILVCELANLGQLTAGFKARGKKGAKDLARWLDELWMEPLEEVERRGGLIARWQGDSLWALFPQARPRETVAALEFIRSTFRQTTLKREKLGGPVPRIKLLVGCGRVDWQIFSNQLQHEYTFSGREVDALELLPRGRKQLLLTPAASAKLGAAGLLDCRGNPVRGIKPKSADQPKLISDENLALLSKFEHPRFRDWGPGTDFRQVACCQIKLRWDDPSAVDQLIQDMELLAITFGAFVRGVHRSGNEYTAIAWFGVPRIDSKATYNSCRVALEASKKYPAIRHGIAVGKVFAGKVGGEDFSRYAVFGAVEEQARKLCAMTQPGETITDQQIQAELSDQFNFLPLAKSGRSRKSGDPQVFKLAGMPTPVKTRGIFVGRKKELADLKTLIRQSLKCGNNLCVHICGTPGIGKTRLSEELIASLKNDAVNVFKLWCDPDQPPLDLLSQLLKQLFPISEDPARAGEEFSALWQNWAGKDTDLRSHKAFIGNLLGLHWPGSELELTPPELRVARIMDSCALVLREAASRQPLLIQIDDLQWIDGHSREIFERLGQAGIRRTCIMATSRYLEDGSVPELRAENFTSHRLDLGPLNRQDTLDLHKTLLGVEALPPATVEIINQKSDGNPFLVEQVIALCLELGLVNARGELDLPEDWEKYGLTDILLLRIDRLAAKTRACLFNASVLGMRFNVRVLSRMLNSDPRRELAGGAQNHIWQDLGEVLYIFSHVLIQEAAYARIQGKELPRLHLSAAQAMEYVFELELDEHAAEIAQHYEKAGHRAKAAAYYDRAADHAWDSSFLDRAETLYSRAVALSAAAEGKTSANHCEYTFHLALLYHYMLRHKEAEPLYLEVRRLARRIHGEGSPALSPYLNNLGRFYKDTGRFAEGEKLLRRSLAMEREMNPVSSNVADRINNLGHMHGIRKQFDQAEKLFLEALEIMEKNYSPEHFFTGTLCGNLGGVYYQLGRLEEALPLLERAVEITRKNHGPDHPVTAIYLSNLAKVHLALKNFGQAETLFLKALENILGPFGELHPKTLVVVELLQALYTEMGDPAQAKFYSRWLGRGKPVDV from the coding sequence ATGAAATACATTCCGCCCTTCATCATCGCCAAGCTGCGGCGCGGGAAACTGCGCGGGCGGTTGTATGCCTATATCCTGGTTTGCGAACTGGCCAATCTCGGGCAGTTGACCGCTGGTTTTAAGGCCAGAGGCAAAAAGGGCGCGAAGGATTTAGCCCGGTGGCTGGACGAACTTTGGATGGAGCCGCTGGAGGAAGTTGAGCGGCGGGGCGGCCTGATCGCCAGATGGCAGGGAGATTCACTGTGGGCGCTGTTTCCCCAGGCCAGGCCGCGGGAGACGGTGGCGGCGCTGGAGTTCATCAGATCCACGTTCAGGCAGACCACCCTCAAGCGCGAAAAGCTGGGTGGACCGGTACCCCGGATCAAGCTGCTGGTCGGTTGCGGCCGCGTGGATTGGCAGATATTTTCCAATCAGTTGCAGCATGAATACACATTTTCTGGCCGGGAAGTGGACGCTCTGGAGCTGCTTCCGCGAGGGCGAAAACAATTGCTGCTTACGCCCGCGGCCTCAGCCAAACTGGGCGCGGCGGGTCTGCTGGACTGCAGAGGAAACCCGGTTCGAGGGATCAAGCCGAAATCCGCTGACCAGCCCAAATTGATTTCAGATGAGAACCTCGCCCTTCTGAGCAAGTTCGAGCATCCCCGCTTCCGCGACTGGGGTCCCGGAACAGATTTCCGCCAAGTGGCTTGCTGCCAGATCAAACTCAGGTGGGATGATCCCTCCGCCGTGGACCAACTGATCCAGGATATGGAACTGCTCGCCATCACCTTCGGCGCTTTCGTGCGCGGCGTTCACAGAAGCGGCAACGAATATACCGCCATAGCCTGGTTCGGTGTGCCCCGCATAGACAGCAAAGCGACTTACAACTCCTGCCGCGTGGCACTGGAAGCCAGCAAAAAATACCCCGCCATCAGGCACGGGATCGCTGTGGGGAAGGTGTTTGCGGGAAAAGTGGGGGGAGAGGATTTCAGCCGTTACGCTGTTTTTGGAGCGGTGGAAGAGCAGGCGCGGAAGTTGTGCGCGATGACTCAGCCAGGTGAAACGATCACCGACCAACAGATCCAGGCGGAATTGAGCGATCAGTTCAATTTCCTGCCTCTGGCGAAGTCCGGTCGTTCGCGTAAATCCGGTGACCCCCAAGTTTTCAAACTTGCCGGCATGCCCACTCCTGTCAAGACCAGAGGCATCTTTGTGGGCCGGAAAAAAGAACTGGCTGATTTGAAGACCCTCATCCGGCAGAGCCTGAAATGTGGAAACAACCTGTGCGTCCACATCTGCGGAACCCCGGGAATAGGCAAAACCCGGCTTTCCGAAGAATTGATCGCTTCCCTGAAGAATGATGCCGTCAATGTTTTCAAGCTGTGGTGCGATCCGGATCAGCCCCCGCTGGATCTGCTGAGCCAGCTGTTGAAGCAGCTCTTTCCCATCAGCGAAGATCCCGCCAGGGCCGGGGAGGAATTCAGCGCCCTCTGGCAAAACTGGGCCGGGAAAGACACGGATCTGCGGAGTCACAAAGCGTTCATAGGCAATCTGTTGGGCCTGCATTGGCCGGGTTCGGAGCTGGAACTGACGCCACCGGAACTGCGTGTGGCCAGGATCATGGACTCCTGCGCGCTGGTGCTGCGTGAAGCAGCCTCCCGCCAGCCGCTGCTCATCCAGATCGATGACCTGCAGTGGATCGACGGCCACTCCCGGGAGATCTTTGAACGCCTGGGCCAGGCAGGCATCAGACGCACCTGCATTATGGCCACGTCCCGCTATCTGGAGGATGGCTCCGTCCCCGAGCTGCGGGCCGAAAACTTCACTTCCCACAGGCTGGACCTTGGCCCGCTGAACCGACAGGACACCCTGGACCTGCACAAAACCTTGCTGGGGGTGGAAGCGCTGCCTCCCGCCACCGTTGAGATAATCAACCAGAAATCTGACGGCAATCCCTTCCTGGTGGAACAGGTGATCGCCCTGTGCCTGGAACTGGGGTTGGTGAACGCGCGGGGCGAACTGGACCTGCCGGAGGATTGGGAAAAATATGGCCTGACCGACATTCTGCTGCTGCGCATCGATCGCCTGGCCGCCAAAACCCGCGCCTGCCTTTTCAACGCCAGCGTTCTGGGCATGCGCTTCAATGTCCGGGTGTTGTCGCGGATGCTGAATTCCGACCCGCGTCGGGAATTGGCCGGAGGCGCCCAAAACCACATCTGGCAGGACCTCGGCGAGGTTCTGTACATCTTTTCCCACGTTCTCATCCAAGAAGCCGCCTACGCCCGCATCCAGGGCAAAGAACTGCCCCGCCTGCATCTCAGCGCCGCCCAGGCCATGGAATATGTGTTTGAACTGGAACTGGACGAACATGCCGCCGAGATCGCTCAGCACTATGAAAAAGCGGGCCATCGGGCCAAAGCCGCCGCCTACTACGACCGCGCCGCGGACCACGCCTGGGACAGCAGTTTTCTGGATCGCGCCGAAACGCTCTACTCCAGGGCGGTCGCCCTCAGCGCCGCCGCGGAAGGCAAAACCAGCGCCAACCACTGCGAGTACACCTTCCATCTGGCCCTGCTTTACCACTACATGCTGCGCCATAAGGAAGCGGAACCGCTCTATCTGGAAGTGAGGCGCCTGGCGCGCCGCATCCACGGCGAAGGATCCCCCGCCCTCAGTCCCTATCTGAACAACCTCGGCCGCTTCTATAAAGACACCGGGCGCTTTGCCGAGGGCGAAAAACTGCTGCGGCGCTCCCTGGCCATGGAGCGGGAAATGAACCCTGTGAGCTCCAATGTGGCGGACAGGATAAACAACCTGGGGCACATGCACGGAATTCGGAAGCAGTTTGACCAAGCCGAAAAACTATTTTTGGAAGCCCTGGAAATCATGGAAAAAAACTACTCTCCGGAGCATTTCTTCACCGGCACCTTATGCGGCAACCTGGGCGGGGTTTATTACCAACTGGGACGGCTGGAAGAAGCGCTCCCGCTGCTGGAACGGGCGGTGGAGATCACGCGCAAGAACCATGGTCCCGACCATCCGGTGACGGCCATCTATCTTAGCAATCTGGCCAAAGTGCATCTCGCCTTGAAAAACTTCGGGCAGGCTGAAACGCTCTTTCTCAAAGCCCTGGAAAACATCCTCGGACCCTTTGGGGAACTGCATCCCAAAACCCTGGTCGTGGTGGAACTGCTACAGGCTTTGTACACGGAAATGGGCGATCCGGCCCAGGCGAAATTTTACTCCCGCTGGCTGGGCCGGGGAAAACCGGTTGACGTTTGA
- a CDS encoding transcriptional regulator — translation MNARFTLEVISKLDPLLNNPARLQVVWLLARGGSMDYLDLMRLTGLSSGNITTHLQKLVRASYILQTKSFVENRPRTTLRLTDMGKAAYEAWGRRILYALPASLQRELLPGHQHLWTLTGKHWDPDAHNRYCYINLDKGLNLWPPITWFSQ, via the coding sequence GTGAATGCCAGGTTCACACTGGAAGTGATCTCCAAGCTGGACCCTCTACTGAATAATCCAGCTCGCCTGCAAGTGGTCTGGTTGCTTGCCCGCGGCGGGAGCATGGACTATCTGGACCTGATGCGGCTGACCGGTCTGAGCTCCGGCAATATCACCACCCATCTGCAGAAGCTGGTTCGGGCTTCATATATTCTGCAAACCAAGAGTTTTGTGGAAAACAGGCCACGGACCACTTTGCGCCTTACAGACATGGGCAAGGCGGCTTATGAAGCCTGGGGACGGCGTATCCTATACGCGCTGCCAGCCAGCCTTCAAAGAGAGCTTCTGCCCGGGCATCAGCATCTGTGGACGCTGACGGGAAAGCATTGGGACCCGGATGCTCACAATCGTTACTGTTACATCAATCTGGATAAAGGACTGAATCTCTGGCCGCCCATCACATGGTTCAGTCAATGA
- a CDS encoding carbohydrate-binding family 9-like protein codes for MRPKTLAALLLTLCGTLFAETFPVPGLPFAPLSYPCFPAPETPRIDGWIDDPAWSAAPWSASFTDIEGSLKPSPHLDTRFKMLWDGEGLYIAARLEEPQLWATLTEHDAVIFWDNDFEVFLDPNGDTHHYFELEINALNTLWDLFLVQPYRDEHSSLNGWEAHGAKTAVGLEGTLNDPSDLDTAWNLEIFLPWQAVAELAGTSCPPRSGDYWRINISRVQWTTEVAEGNYRKVAGIPEFNWVWSPQGLINMHYPERWGLVWFMDAPSPDRAWEPSLPEILPAEEYLRQVYYAQKQHLLDHGSYSISTSELGLAPFHHRGKIHLPRLEATSRSFCATLETGDLPTLVITQSGRLIRLPLR; via the coding sequence GGCCTGCCCTTCGCTCCGCTTTCCTATCCCTGTTTTCCAGCCCCTGAAACCCCGCGCATCGATGGCTGGATCGATGACCCCGCCTGGTCCGCCGCCCCTTGGAGCGCCAGCTTCACCGATATTGAGGGCAGCCTAAAACCCTCTCCCCACTTGGATACCAGGTTTAAAATGCTCTGGGACGGCGAGGGCCTCTACATCGCCGCCAGGCTGGAGGAACCGCAGCTCTGGGCCACCCTCACCGAGCACGACGCCGTGATCTTTTGGGACAACGACTTCGAGGTTTTCCTCGATCCGAACGGCGACACCCACCACTACTTCGAGCTGGAGATCAACGCCCTGAACACGCTTTGGGACCTCTTTCTGGTGCAGCCCTACCGCGACGAACACAGCTCCCTAAACGGCTGGGAAGCCCACGGCGCCAAAACCGCGGTCGGCCTCGAGGGCACCCTGAACGATCCTTCGGACCTCGACACAGCCTGGAACTTGGAGATCTTCCTGCCCTGGCAGGCTGTGGCTGAATTGGCTGGAACGTCCTGCCCGCCGCGCTCAGGCGACTACTGGCGGATCAATATCTCGCGGGTGCAGTGGACCACTGAAGTGGCGGAGGGCAACTATCGCAAAGTGGCCGGAATTCCTGAATTCAACTGGGTTTGGAGCCCTCAGGGCCTCATCAACATGCACTATCCGGAACGCTGGGGCCTGGTTTGGTTTATGGACGCCCCCAGTCCAGACCGCGCTTGGGAACCTTCCCTGCCCGAGATCCTGCCCGCGGAAGAATACCTGCGCCAGGTGTATTACGCCCAAAAACAACACCTGCTGGATCACGGCAGCTATTCCATCTCCACTTCTGAACTGGGCCTGGCTCCTTTTCACCACCGGGGAAAGATCCACCTGCCCCGGCTGGAAGCCACTTCCCGCTCCTTCTGCGCCACCCTGGAAACCGGGGACCTTCCCACCCTGGTCATCACGCAATCCGGACGCCTGATCCGGCTTCCGCTCCGGTGA
- a CDS encoding TldD/PmbA family protein — MIETMKAMLGKVEADYADLRYETKRVQRVVLSKKEVRSYGSNSGDGYVLRVLRQGGFATVCFTKPEQAEEAIRKAVENADILSAHQLKKKQLAPAPVIRESVKATLREDPRHIPLEEKLALVKHYSELLFAQPDIANVELEYYDVHRDKFFINSEGSEINEELVTTKLGGSIISQAGDLTQTVRMAFGGSDGFQKVRDREDEALQRAKIASDLLKAEPVKAGTYNMVLNPGIAGVFTHEAFGHFSEADIVRNLPAMRAKMQLGTKIGTDILNITDNATLANQLGYYKYDDEGVAVREVKLMTAGVLTGRLHDRFTAAEMGEPISGHAIAEDFRYAPIVRMGNIFIEPGAASLEELLAALGDGLYICDAMGGQTSGENFTFGANHGYIVKGGKLAGMIRDINIVGNLYHTLNSVKLIGSDFVLNESGGCGKGQTNIRSCLGGPSVLFENLTVGGK, encoded by the coding sequence ATGATCGAGACCATGAAAGCGATGCTCGGCAAGGTTGAGGCCGATTACGCCGACCTGCGCTACGAGACCAAAAGGGTCCAGCGCGTGGTGCTGAGCAAAAAAGAGGTCCGGAGTTACGGATCGAACTCCGGCGACGGCTATGTGCTGCGGGTGCTGCGCCAGGGCGGTTTTGCCACCGTCTGTTTCACCAAGCCGGAGCAGGCGGAGGAGGCCATCCGCAAGGCCGTGGAAAACGCCGATATTCTTAGCGCGCATCAGCTGAAAAAGAAACAGCTGGCCCCGGCCCCGGTGATCCGGGAAAGCGTGAAAGCCACGCTGCGGGAGGACCCGCGCCATATCCCTCTGGAGGAAAAGCTGGCATTGGTGAAGCACTATTCCGAGCTGCTTTTCGCCCAGCCGGACATCGCCAATGTTGAGCTGGAATACTACGATGTCCATCGCGACAAGTTTTTCATCAACAGCGAAGGCAGCGAGATCAACGAGGAACTGGTCACCACCAAACTGGGCGGCTCCATCATCAGCCAGGCTGGCGACCTCACCCAGACGGTGCGCATGGCTTTTGGCGGCAGCGACGGGTTTCAAAAAGTTCGCGACCGCGAGGATGAAGCCCTGCAGCGCGCAAAGATAGCCTCCGATCTGCTGAAGGCGGAGCCGGTGAAGGCCGGCACCTACAACATGGTGCTCAATCCCGGCATCGCGGGTGTCTTTACCCATGAGGCTTTCGGCCACTTTTCCGAAGCCGACATCGTGCGCAACCTGCCGGCCATGCGGGCCAAGATGCAGTTGGGAACAAAGATCGGCACGGATATCCTGAACATCACCGACAACGCCACCCTGGCCAACCAACTGGGATATTACAAATATGACGATGAGGGCGTGGCTGTGCGCGAAGTGAAGCTGATGACCGCGGGCGTGCTTACTGGCAGGCTGCATGACCGGTTCACGGCAGCCGAAATGGGCGAGCCCATCTCCGGGCACGCCATCGCTGAGGATTTTCGCTACGCCCCGATCGTGCGCATGGGAAACATCTTCATCGAACCAGGCGCTGCCAGCCTGGAAGAGCTGCTCGCCGCCCTCGGCGACGGGCTTTACATCTGCGACGCCATGGGCGGCCAGACCTCCGGCGAAAACTTCACTTTCGGCGCCAACCACGGCTACATCGTGAAGGGCGGCAAACTGGCCGGCATGATCCGCGACATCAACATCGTGGGCAACCTCTACCACACCCTGAACAGCGTGAAGCTGATCGGCAGCGACTTCGTGCTCAACGAATCAGGCGGCTGTGGCAAAGGCCAGACCAACATCCGCTCCTGCCTCGGCGGACCCAGCGTGCTGTTTGAAAATCTCACCGTAGGAGGCAAATGA
- a CDS encoding pirin family protein: MRKIRLIKNARPSIDGAGVHLFRAFGFGDERLFDPFLMLDDFRNDDTRNYLPGFPWHPHRGIETITYMLEGSAEHSDSMGNSGVIGKGDVQWMTAGKGVIHQEMPKPNSLGRMYGFQLWTNLPKTKKMMPPRYRDIKAADIPLVKTASGAEVKVICGTYEGVNGPTRDIIIEPQYWDVYVPPSTQLVLPAPSGETCFLYAYEGEASIGEQPVRNRQTALLDDGDEVEINASGAGFRMLFLRGKPLNESISWRGSIVMNTREEIETAFRELEKGTFLK; encoded by the coding sequence ATGCGCAAGATCAGATTGATAAAAAATGCCAGGCCCAGTATCGACGGCGCGGGAGTACACCTCTTCCGGGCCTTCGGCTTTGGCGACGAACGCCTGTTCGATCCCTTTTTGATGCTGGACGACTTTCGCAACGACGACACCCGCAACTATTTGCCGGGCTTTCCCTGGCATCCGCACCGGGGCATCGAGACCATCACCTACATGCTGGAAGGCAGCGCCGAACACTCCGACAGCATGGGCAACAGTGGCGTGATCGGCAAAGGCGACGTGCAGTGGATGACCGCCGGTAAGGGCGTCATTCATCAGGAAATGCCCAAACCGAATTCCCTGGGCCGGATGTATGGGTTTCAGCTCTGGACCAACCTGCCCAAGACAAAAAAGATGATGCCGCCCCGCTACCGCGACATCAAGGCGGCGGACATACCCCTGGTGAAAACAGCCTCCGGCGCCGAAGTGAAGGTGATCTGCGGCACCTATGAAGGCGTGAACGGCCCCACGCGCGACATCATCATCGAGCCCCAGTACTGGGATGTGTACGTCCCGCCCAGCACCCAGCTGGTGCTGCCCGCTCCCAGCGGCGAAACCTGTTTCCTCTATGCGTACGAAGGCGAGGCCAGCATCGGCGAACAGCCGGTGCGAAACCGCCAGACCGCCCTGCTGGACGACGGTGACGAGGTGGAGATCAATGCCTCCGGAGCCGGTTTCCGCATGCTCTTCCTGCGCGGCAAACCGCTAAACGAATCCATCTCCTGGCGCGGATCCATCGTGATGAACACCCGCGAGGAGATCGAAACCGCCTTCCGCGAATTGGAGAAAGGCACTTTTCTGAAGTGA